The sequence CATTTGCTGTTTCAgaataattatgaaaaaaaatatataatatgagttaaGGCTCCAACACTGAAAAGATTGTTGCAAACAAAGAACATATAGCAAGTGTACCTTGAAATCAGACTCACAATGCAATTATGCATTCCCTGGAAATTACAGTAACATATATCAGGAGGGTATACACAACTAAACACCACGGTTGTCAacataaaatttagaataagCAAGGGCAACCGACAACAGAAAAAACATGAACTGTCTAATTCACTGTAATGATTTGTAGACCAGAGCTTGACATGATTCTTCTTTGAGTAAGGGgtaaatttttatgaagaaaaattACAAGGCATTAGTATCTGAATGTCAAACTTTGCATACACTTCAAATACAGAAAAACAAGTCAAATACTCAATTTCGCAAATAAGCATGTCATAGAGGAGTCATTAAATTCTTTGTTCAAGAAAattatcattagttttcttcttcttcttcttcttctttggcaAAAGGGAAGATTATAGTTAGTTAATATCAGCAAGAAATTAAATAGCAGATAAATTGTTTTACCTCAATACCACCAATGCAGAAAAGTACGATCAGCACCCAGATGAACCAAGatgacataaaaaaatatagcagAACCAGAAAAGTAGAAGCTACTATTACAAAAACTACAGCACCCTTAGCACTAATATCAAGAACTTCCTTCTCAGAATCATCTTTGGTTACTCCAGATTCCTagacaaagaaagaaaattttgtAACTGAAGTAAATTTAAGCATAgcacattaaaaaataaaggaacGCCCAAACCACAGTAGACAAACGATAAAGGGcataactatttatttaattgaacaAAATTGATACCATGATTAAGAGACTAGTATAGGAATATAATTAGGAGCAAATAATATGAGACTGAATCAAGTCAAGCACTTTATGGGGAAAGAAAGTGCAAGCACTGAGTTGGTAAACGGAATAAAAGATTATAAGGGTGACAAGAGAAATTATTACAGATTGCACAGTGCCTGAAAAAAACTAGAAATTGAGGACATATGTAGCAGATCAGTATgtaacaatgaaaaaaaaatatgtattcattTAGGATATAGAAGCTAGCACAGATAAATGTAAAAGCCGTATTACACACACATGCACACATGCACAATAGGCAATGCACAATGGTTAATATCTATAAACTGTATACACTAACCTTAGGCGATAACTCATTATAACGCTCATCTGTGTGTTCAGGGGCAGTAAACTCTGACCAAAGTGAAGCACATACAAGAGTCCCAACAGCCATCATCCACAGAAATATCACAGAGTAGTCAACAACTGGTCGTTTTGGAGAATATAATAGTAGTTCCACTGCAATGGACAATTACAAATCattagaagaaaaaatattaatagttAATAAGTAGCTTGTACGGACACAAAGTCAGCATTAAGCCAtttgcaaaaataaataaacaatatgtaaacaatttttttttaaaaaaaagtactgGAAGGAAATGTTGCTCAAATGTACATCACAGTAAATAAACAAATACTTCAATCAAgtgttaaaaaaaatcaattagtaCATTCGAAACATAGGGCACAGTCAAGCATTAGTTGGCTAAAACTATTCTAAAGCTATAAACCCCGTCAAGTTTACATCAAACCCCTACCTAAATTAACCTCTTCTGCACATTTTTCACATTCTTAGAGCATTTTGAAAGTTTaaaaagaagaaggaaaaaaaaaagcaatatCCTAATTACaacaaatgtttgaaaaaaaaaaacaatttggaAGGAAATATTGCTCACATGTACATCACAGGAAATAAACAAATAGTTCAATCAagtgtttaaataaaaaaatcaattgtaaaaaaaaattgtaataggTCCAATCATCAGTGGATTAGCTAACTATATAAAGAGAACAAGCTGAATGACAAGCTTCTTGCTAATTAAAGAGTTAGTTAGCAAAGCATAATGAAAGGCATTGTATAATATAAAGTAGCAAGGATAATTTACTTATATTTTTCTACTATTTGGACTGCTTAACCTTTAGAAGACATGAAGCTATAGTATCAACCCTGGAGGAATCTTATTAATTCAAAATACCCTGTGCAATTGTTACACAGACTCAAAGACTAATTGGAAATTTTCTTTGGGACGACAATGGAGCACGTGATAGTTCATTTGGCAACTTTGGAAATACAGCTTCATAATAAAGTCCTTTTGTATAAATGACAAGGAGGTTTCTGGTAGAAAGCGAGACATTATGTCATAAGGGTATCAAAAGAAAATGTGAATATGGTATTAATAGAAATTATAAGATGCTCCATAAGTTTCATTGAAACCCTTGGAAGTCCATTGCGTCTTTAGTTTATTTATTCAAACACTATACCATACAATGTTGGAAATGTTAGATAATTCAGAATCTAAAAAGAGTGTTAGAAAGTTGGATTATAATTTCTATTTTGTGACTATTGCATCTTGTTTCCCAGTTTACTTCCTCTTGTCACCAGAATCAACATTCTAGGTAACACAATTTTGACCAAAGTTTAAGAATTTTACAACTAACCTCTCTTTCCACTTGCCAGAGACTTGTTAAGAGCATCTCCTCCAGACTTTGGAATCATCACAACAGGAATTGAAATGTTTAAAGCAGTGCCATTCTCAGAACAAACCATCTTGTAAAGATCTGATACCATAGATTTAAAAGAGAGCATTAGAGGTGaagagtcaaaaaaaaaaaaccacttcAGCATTAATTTCCATTTGCAACATGTTTGTTTTGCTTACTTTCTTCTTTTACTACTTTGGACAAATCAACTATCGTTAACAAAATTCAATTTAGAAaaacatgtttaatatgttttttttttttgaaaaaagaggAGGCCACAAGTGTGCAAGGGGTAGTAGTTAATTACACCAAAAAGCAAAAACAAAGCAGTGCCATTCTCAGAACAAACAAAGCAGTTAATTACACCAAGAAAGAAAATATGTTCTGTATTATTATGTTTCCTGATTTGAactattatatttatgtttcCCATGGTATTCCTCCACAACAAATGAGGTTATCAATACATAATTCACCGGTGGGAGGAGTCTAAGACAAGTGCACACTTCCCACCAATCAACTCCCCACCCACAAATGAATGGAATTTTAACCCTATAATCATTAGGATTCACAAGGAGAGCATGCAGGATTCTGAGAaactctccctctctctttcattCTGGCCATGCCAAATATAGATGAACACCCAACTTCACATCAAACAGCTAAAAAGGGTGAAAACAGACATAAAAATAAGAGTTTCACATATATCCTTCACAGGAAAATGTTATGCtacaattttaattataagaggTCCATGGAGGACCAGATGAAACTAAGTTGTTTGCTTGAGAAGTGGGAGGATCTTTGAAGGAGTTGAAAATGCGGCTGAAGTGGTTTGGGGAAAGATTAAATACTGGGTGGCTAACTGACTATTTAAGTCAAAAGGGTTTGAGGGGTTAGCACCTCAAGATTTGACTAGATAATGGAGTCTCATTTTGCACTAAGAAAACATGGTCAGCTGTAAATAAGATTCATGTTTGtatttatctattatttttGAGTCTCGTGCTTGTTTTGTAACCACAATTTTCCTCCGCCATAAGCAATGCTCCCGAATGAATTTTGGGAGGGGGTTAGTCTAAGACAAGTGCCCTCAATctctttttcataaaaaaaaaataataaaaaactaaaaaaaaaagaaagaaaagcaatTTGCTTGAGAAAGCTACTACATAATTTGACAGCCTCAAAATAGATGCCTGAAATGGTGGTGGGAGACACATGAGCATGTCAATGTCCAATAAGGATGGTTTACAAGTCGTAAATGACTGCAAAATGAAGTTTCTGAGAGATATAATCAACATGGATGAAAATACAAATAGATAAAATACAGAGGCGAGATATTAGGGGCACCATCTCCCTCACTTTAAACAGCTAACATATCTATATTATAGCTGCACACCATGGCTAATTTTCTCAGTAATCTATCTAGCTAACTTAAAcatataataaacaaaataatcctCTTTTCTTGCACAACGTTGACCTTCCATCAGCTAAGTTGCACAACCACATTGAAGGCCTGCATCAAGGCTTTACTTTCCTACGACTGACTAGGTTAATGTCTTTCATCAAAACTAAGCTTCATTAACAGATTAAGAAGTGCATGTGATAGAAgtgtattatattataatatttaaaaagcgAGGAGGAAAGAATGAAACCTTCTTTGTCATTTATCACCAATAGTGCAGCAGCACCTCCTGCCTGTGCAACTTCTGCTTTAGCTGTGAAATCACAATCACCGCGTATGGACAAGGCAATGCGACCAGATAACTGCAAATAGGCAAAGTAAATTGCTTCAGAAATACAATATAATGATTTGATGGGTATCTACATCAAACTAATTCTTAATAGATAAACAATTTCTTGAATCTATAAGATCCCAAAAGTTTCCCATTCAGTACAAATTTGAaaaggaattttttttatttttaagtaactTAGGGTGATCAAAGTGATTCATTCCCATTCCCTTCCAACAAACAAGGGAGAATTTTTTAGAACTACTTGAAAACTAAAGTTCAtgaagaaataaaacataaaagttaCAGATAAAATGAAGGAAAACCTTTGATGAAGATGGGGAGCAGCCATTTAAGGGATTTGAGAAAACAGCCTGCAATTTGAGATTATTATCCGCAATAGAAGGCAACAAAGCCCCAAACCTTGCATTGACCCCGACTAAAGTTTTGCCTTCATCGCCATCAATCCAGTTGTTAACCTTAACCTATAATACAGGAAAGTATTGGAAGGCAAAAAACAATTAGAATATGATTTAAAACTTGAGCTGAAAACACAATTCCAAAATAGCTTCCTCACCTATAATATTTGTAAGACAATCATGAATCAAATATGTCGCAACATAATTGTAAACATTGAtagtttttagttattaaacaaAAGTCCCAGAGTCAAAAACATGTTAACTCTTTAATCATGTTCCCGACAatcataaatttaaaattagtaatCAAATAATTTGCCTTCTAAGAAGATTAATTtgtcaataaaaaaataataataacaagcaCAACACCCGAAGATATTCTTCTGCATGTCATATATTTGTGATTTGTTTTTTCTTAGCTATGGAACTTCAAACAATGCTAAAGATTTCAACTAGGTCTCTAATCTCTATGCAGTAAAAGTCATTTCTCTAGCGGTATGTATTTGGTTTAGATAATGGCTCCTGCTATACAGAGAAGCATAATCTAGGATTGCCAATTTACACGGTCTTATGATGTTGATAATAGCTAGTAATCATTCGTCATTGACATTGATTTCATAATAAAACCACCCCCACCAAAAAATTCAtatacaaaacaaaataatcaCAGCATCAAAGCCTCAACCCAATCTGATGCAAAACAATAGTTTATAATGCAAATCTGTGAAGCCAGAAGAACCCCCAACACCAATTCTGAAATTTAACTCTCCAACTAAAACTGGGTTCCTCCAGCAACAAATAAATGATCTCTAGTTAGATCAAGAAGTCCATATTCCTCAAAATTCAATAGATCACCGATCCAATCCATAATCAACAAATCACCATTCTCCGAAATTCAGCACTCAGCTCTCAAAGTTCCAAAAGCAAATGCCTAAATGGAATCAAGTGAAATCCCCAAATGCGtttaacaaaaagaaagaaaatcaaATTCAATGGGAATAGTACCAAATTAAAAGGGTTGTTGCAAAAGGGGGACTTGGGAGAGGCATCGTCGTCGAGGGTGACATCACTACCTCCGGCGAAAGAGAGAGCGAAGAGAGAGAAAACGAGAAAAATGCGGAGGCTATGAGGATGAGAAGCCATTGACACTCGTGGTCACCGCTCCTCACGCCTGAGAAAATCTTTTTGTCTTTATATTCGATCTCAGAGGGGAAATGAGAGGCAGAGAGAGATGGATATATTTGCTTGTAATTAGTtagttattaatataaaaaaagaagaaaaaacataaataatgggaagaagaagaagaagaagattgtaCGGTGGAAGATCAAACCAACTGTACTCAATACAGTGCCCAAGATTGATTGAACACACCGGCACCAAAACCAACAACCACTCCTTTCTACAATAATAGTGAAACTACAATGGGTACTATGCCCCTAATATTTGGCTTATTTattgcaaataataataataaatttattcgaaacaaaagtaataataattttcctaaaaaaaaaaaagtaataataataataataatagaatattttttctcTGTGAAGTATGAATCTTGAAGAGAGCTTTGTttgttgatttattttaaaatatattaaatatcttCGAGTCAATCACATTGTATTTGGACTAAAATAGGAAgtgagattaaaaaaaatgaacatcAACCATAATCCCTCAAAGGAATGGACCTATGATAGTTGGGAGTACATAATTCCTTAAGAAtagagaaatttgaattttcatGCTTAATAAACTCATAAATTAGCCCCCTAAACTAATACTAtgcataattttttaaataaaataactttttccTAAACCCCAAAATACTCCTCCCATTTTTCCCAACcgtccctctctctttctcttttttctctcaaatttcCGAGGATCCAAAACCCATACCGGCCACGCACGACGAGCACCACCCACGCTGAAAACCAACCCACGCCCATCCATACCCATCTCGACCGAACCCACGCACCCCGGCCGACGACCACCGGAGAAGAAGAAGGTCTGATGCCGTGCTCaaagactaatttttttttggtttttaagGTCAGGTCTGATGGGCCCATTGGACCCCATCGGACGagcatcgggcccatcggatCCGACCTTAAAACCCCAAAAAATGTGTATCGGGCCCCATCGGACGGACATCGGGTCCATCGGACCCGACctcaaaaacccaaaaaatgcCTCATCGGACTGACATTGGACGGGCATCGGGCCCCATCGGACCTGACCCCTTAAAAGTccagaaaaattgaaaaaaaaatgtcagAGAGAGTTTCCTGCGATGGTGGGGGCGGTCGGGTGTGGGCGGCCGGCGTGGACGATGTGCGTGGTGACGGCCGGTGGGTGGTGGTGACGGCTGGTGGGTTTCCTGCGATGGAGTTTTGGGCGAAGATGAGACAGAGAGAGTTTGAGGAaaggagagagaaagggtttaagtttttgagaggggtatttttggggttttggacAAGttgtcatatattttcaatgtagataagtattagtttagggaaaaaattatCCATTAATGcatgcatagaaattcaaattttccAAAGAATATCAGCTTGAGCCGCTTTTTTAGCATTGGCAGCATTGGCTAAATTAGGTGGATCAGTTGCGTTTTCAATTTTGcctacaaatttttttaatgtcAAGATCAACAGGAACTAGTGACTCCAAACATTATCGTCGCATAGACTTTCTTAATTctgaaaattaaaacaaaaaataagaaacaaACCAAATAAGAACGTGTTAAATAAAACCAAACTAGaacgaaaaataattaattttaatattcgtTAATTTAGTCCCATGCAACGACATCAAAAACTTAATAGGGAAAATTTATAACGTAAATATACATATCGTTTCAAGTAATAAAGTGTCTAAGCATGAGTATCGTCCCACAAGGACTATTaccaaatattaataattatttttctattttttatttggtaAACAAATATTGAGGTAGTATTATTAAAACTAAGAAAATAATTtgactataaaaataaataagcaaacaatgattataaaaattaatggaTGGGACTTAGGGTACTAATTTCATcaactttttaatttatttattttactaatgtATTCTACAAtttcattttcttattttttatagcGGGTTAACTAAAATGAATCATATTCTTTTTCAAGATATAGGACCTCAATTTATCAATGATAAATTCAACATATAAAAGGCATTAAGAATGAAAACCCTATTTGCTACACAAGTCATACTGGTACTCTTGTTCAATATGTAGGGGTGagcataaaattcaaaaaattgaaaaaatcgtTCAAACTGACCTACCAAACACTGTTGGAACCGAAATTGACGAAACTAAAAATCGAAAAAACTGCTAACAGTTAAAACCGCCATTGAACGatcgttttttttttgggtaataaACCGACCGAAAAAATCGATACCgaccgttatacatatatatattaatttattaagtttttttttgtattatagttattaataatatattaaaataatatattatttttttattaatattaaagtcAAAAGTAtaagataattagtttttaaacaattaatttttatgtttgtagttgtaaaatgtagaataatgtatttatagaataaatttgatcattttttttaaaaaaatggttcggtttgggcggtttaaaccgaccaaaccaaGATTCAAAACGGTCAGTTTTAAGAGAGGTTCTGGATTGGTTGGTCGGTTTTCAGATTGCACCAATCGAGgctgaaaatataattttgaatttttatatagaaaaaaactgACTAATGCCCAGCCTTCCCAATACGGAACTTATGTCTATTTATCTATAGTATATTCAACTCTCATTCTTTAATCTCGAAttgaaatcataaaaaaaacatgcaaattGTGATCAAGTATTTACAAGCATAAagtataaatcaaataaattaaaataaagaggAATAAATCAATAGAacatcataacaaaataaaaaaaataaataaattaaagtgaTTCCATTATCCcctaaataagaaaattagtgCATAAAAATCATGGTCATAACCATTgcgttcataaaaaaaataagaatataaacaaaattaaagaaagagaagaagaagaagatgatgatgatgagaaaTACTAAGTAGTTGCTAATTAAGAGTTTTTGAGTTTTGAGCTCTGAAAAATGTACTAAAAACACTAATAATAATGTGTTTATATAGACTAACAAAGCTCTCTAAAAGATactaaaaatatttgaaatttaaattttaaaagataaaaaatgcGCTTAGAAGCCATAGCTCAAGGCACCGAAGTCACAACTCCACCGCCCATCAATCTTTTTTTTGGCTCacgattatatttattttttcaaattttcttcCAGTAGTCGCAACCCCCTATGATGGAGCTGTTGTTAGGGTTTATGCCCTAAAAAGCCTGTAAgaatatttttgtttataaatataagTTGAACACTTTTATACATGCttgaatgttaaattattaatattttatattaaataatttatatataaatatccaaAAATTTCTTATTCATGAGGTTGTGACTTGTATTGTACGAAGAATTAAGATCACTTAGTCATGAATAAAACAGTCAGTAACATATTAAAGTTTTAGAATCTTTAATCAATGGTTGCTAGTGCAATTCACTAGTACCTGTTATTTGGTGCAAGCAATCTTGGTTTGGATTGCTGATGTAGTATGACATCTAAGTGAAGGTGTTGTATGTAATAGAAATTATATTAAACATGGTTAATAGTCAAGGCCGGTCCTGAGGGTAGGCAGGCTAGGCGTGTGCCTCGGGCCCCCGAACGCTCAGGGCCCCGaaattgtgaaaaaaatatattaatatatacataaaattttaaataagaagaaaatataataaaaattatttagtgtAGTGGTAAAAGGTTTAATTTTTCTCTAAGAGATCATAACCtctacattttaatttttttaaaaatatttaatgtgtAGTTATGAGGGATTGAACCTTGGAGCTCTTAAGAGTTTTTAAAAGCTTTACCATTAAACTAAGCACTAGaactataatttttataatagttaaactatatatatagggGCCGCAAAATTTGATTTCGCCTAGGCCCCATATACCTTAGGACCGGCCCTGTCTGTTAATAGTAGATCGGTCTGAATCCTAAGTAATTATGAACTATTGTTcatattattagtttctttgattcactcgttaaagtttcgCAAGGAAGATAATTCCTACTACTTATGTTTTGGAACTTTAAGAATATGGATGGTTGGGAACATAACCTACAATTATGGAATCCTGACTTTATTAATGGATTGAATTACCCCTCTTGGACCTGGAGGGCCCTAATTGAGGAAGCTAGCCTAGGCACCTCCCGAACAAGTATTCAAAGGGTCCAACACAGATGTTGACAGCCTCAGGGTGTCACGGGTGTCCACCCTCTGTACACGTCGAATCTCCAAGTGATGGTGACACTTTTTCTGATAAGATAAGATCATGTCTCCTACATCCCATAATAGTATGGCATGCACCTCCACCACCTTTTTACCAGACAGGTATTACGGACTACCACTTGTATAGGTGAAAGCTTTAAGCGACACGTGGCCTTTAATTTTAAAGGTTAAACTTTTGAAAGACACGTGTCCATTGCATACATATTATCCCAAATCACCTAGCTGCAAGGTGCACAAGCATGGACATGGATTTAACAATCAGATCTTATTTTACGTGTAATTTACCCTAACAGTGGAATTTGAGAAAAAACTGTAGCGGGTCATACGCCTGTCCATACCCACCAATTAACCTATAAATAGCCCTCCATTCTCATACGAAAGGACAGAGAACAACTTTCATAGCACAAACTCTACCGATACTACTCTAGGTCTTTTTCTTCAAGAGAAATTTAGGGTAAAGAGTTAGGGTTTCCTACAACAATACTGTAAACACACAAACACTGCCCTTAGAGGCTAAAAGACTGTCTCGTGTACTAGGGTTCATTAATATttaaaccacgtaaaaattctTTGTCTTTTTGTTGACGGTAAGAACTCGTCAACTAAGTTAGTGGTTGGAAAACACAAAGGTACCCTCAAATGTAATGAAAATAAAGGTGAAAAGATCTATGAATATTGCTCTATATTGAATTTAAGATCTGATTTACACCAAGTAATTTTCCAACCCCCTCTCACATATGTGACGAgggtattgttgggttttgtgtcctaaataaaatccatttcaatataatcagatttactcattaataaagatcagaaataacattttatgttgcatggttcacatgatttatttgatgattatatatataatgtatgaattctatttaagtccagaacatatgaatttgttaatgattatagtgttgtcagcacagtggaatataatcataattatatgttcgaaagtttattccctgatttgtcagaacactagatttagactgacatgttataatcagcgataggtattcttacaccttggaaaagtgttatgtccttttgaggacattggcaaagtttaccagtatcggatgtatggagtatacatcggaagggaccgatattgaactttgattagatatattaaaacttaccgtaatatctattcaattcaatatcacctgttgatcctagatcaaatgatcttaatcctgatatggttaggttcgatctcaagagtactatacatgttctttgatttgttagttcagcctacttttgggtcaaggtgatacgtacattttgggaacatgatagtataattgagtgggagagataccataaatatagaatctataacttctataggaatttagaagtgaaacgatgatatccttcgagcctggctaaacagagataaatggtggagatctcatttcacttcgctgaaatatcatttatacggagctaagtgttttaaggataaaatacattgaaggtgtaacggtaacttagtgccttttcaatgtagatcatctattagagggtcattgatcacattagggttataacaatggataactaatgacgtatctatatcatggaacatatagagcgttctatatgactaagagtgcaattccaagttctaagtgtggattcaataaggaattaataagttagggaatttacttggtaaattcggttcgacttattggaagctcggttatatagacccattgtccccatactagttgagaccatactacttgtaagactcagttaattgattttcattaatcaattataattctaaagttagactatgtctactttatgaattttcactaagcaagggggaaattgtaaagaaaagagattctaggtttatttattagttaagatacgttatatgtctaaattaataaatatattaaatgacaatattatttaataattatttttaagttattaaataattagaattgacatttaaaaggttaaattggaaaattggcatttttg is a genomic window of Cannabis sativa cultivar Pink pepper isolate KNU-18-1 chromosome 9, ASM2916894v1, whole genome shotgun sequence containing:
- the LOC115722242 gene encoding signal peptide peptidase-like 3; translation: MASHPHSLRIFLVFSLFALSFAGGSDVTLDDDASPKSPFCNNPFNLVKVNNWIDGDEGKTLVGVNARFGALLPSIADNNLKLQAVFSNPLNGCSPSSSKLSGRIALSIRGDCDFTAKAEVAQAGGAAALLVINDKEDLYKMVCSENGTALNISIPVVMIPKSGGDALNKSLASGKRVELLLYSPKRPVVDYSVIFLWMMAVGTLVCASLWSEFTAPEHTDERYNELSPKESGVTKDDSEKEVLDISAKGAVVFVIVASTFLVLLYFFMSSWFIWVLIVLFCIGGIEGMHNCIVSLISSKCRNCGKKSVDLPFFGEVSILSLVVLFLCAAFAIFWAANRRASYSWVGQDVLGICLMITVLQIARLPNIKVATVLLCCAFVYDIFWVFVSPVIFHESVMIAVARGDNSGGEAIPMLLRIPRIFDPWGGYDMIGFGDILFPGLLVSFAFRYDKANKKGVASGYFLWLVIGYGVGLFFTYLGLYLMDGHGQPALLYLVPCTLGVIVILGLIRGELKHLWSYGTEAPSSLSSAEP